A single window of Salvia splendens isolate huo1 chromosome 8, SspV2, whole genome shotgun sequence DNA harbors:
- the LOC121744949 gene encoding cucumisin-like, translated as MANAVTLYTLLLACFVLTCHCDDERKLHVVYMGDRPQDSASTHHNMLQSVLGSASAAEGLLVHSYGKSFDGFAAKLSEVEAATIAEMEGVISVFPSRKLSLHTTRSWDFMGFSGGVLEPGQEGNVIVGLIDTGAWPEHPSFNDTGYGPPPPKWKGTCQTKNFTCNNKLIGARYYNSDNDYDDGDIPSPRDTIGHGTHTASTVAGNEIAGTSFQGLAEGVARGGVPNARIAVYKVCWEGGFCGDADILKAFDDAIADGVDVLSVSLGYTGISDYFEDSVAIGSFHAMRNGILTSCSAGNEGPDPVSLANYAPWILTVAASTIDRKFVANLALGDGQILTGIAVNSFDLNGTSYPLMWGGDAVNYTFGSSQAYARSCDEEGINLAMIPGKIVMCEGYRQDGSTILLSKGVGSVIVGEDEINPDCAFTYPLPATLISPDDAKKVMAYIRSTKYPMATILVGETWKDAVAPKVVSFSSRGPSPVTPDILKPDVTGPGVNILAGWSPLASPSSYDGDTRSVLFKLVSGTSMACPHASGTAAYVKAAHPDWSPAAIKSAIMTTAYIMDPRLESSLEFAYGSGHINPNATLDPGLVFNASETDYINLLCKQGYNTTTLRLVTGDNSSCATTTPGRAWDLNYPSFSLYVEDGQQIMATFTRTATNVGTPNSTYTASMHMPAMINTKVEPSVLTFSSSGETQGFTVSVSGPAITQQPIMSGAITWSDGIHSVRMPLVVYNYYPGAPYVTHSQNSITVPGKRGKLNASSSKRHVNGML; from the exons ATGGCGAACGCCGTGACTTTGTACACCTTGCTTCTCGCGTGCTTCGTGCTCACCTGCCACTGTGACGATGAGCGCAAG CTGCACGTCGTGTACATGGGGGACCGACCTCAAGATAGCGCTTCCACGCATCACAACATGCTGCAGAGTGTGCTAGGAAG TGCTTCCGCAGCAGAGGGTTTATTGGTCCATAGTTATGGAAAGAGTTTCGATGGATTTGCAGCCAAGCTTAGTGAGGTTGAAGCTGCAACCATTGCAG AGATGGAAGGAGTTATCTCTGTATTCCCTAGCCGCAAGCTAAGCCTTCACACGACGCGATCATGGGACTTCATGGGATTCAGCGGAGGCGTGCTTGAGCCAGGGCAAGAAGGAAATGTCATTGTTGGATTAATAGACACCG GAGCCTGGCCGGAGCATCCTAGCTTCAACGACACAGGCTATGGCCCTCCACCACCCAAGTGGAAAGGGACATGCCAGACCAAAAATTTCACATGCAACAA CAAGCTCATTGGTGCGCGCTACTACAACAGTGACAATGACTACGATGATGGGGACATCCCATCTCCGAGAGACACTATAGGGCATGGCACCCACACGGCATCAACAGTTGCCGGCAATGAGATAGCTGGAACGAGCTTCCAGGGATTAGCGGAGGGCGTAGCAAGGGGTGGAGTTCCAAACGCGAGAATTGCAGTGTACAAAGTATGCTGGGAGGGTGGCTTCTGTGGCGATGCAGACATCCTTAAAGCCTTTGACGATGCAATTGCAGATGGAGTTGATGTACTATCAGTTTCGTTGGGGTACACGGGGATTTCTGATTACTTTGAAGACTCCGTTGCAATCGGATCTTTCCACGCCATGAGAAACGGGATCCTGACCTCATGTTCAGCTGGAAACGAAGGTCCTGATCCTGTTTCGCTCGCCAACTACGCGCCTTGGATCCTCACTGTTGCTGCAAGCACCATTGACAGGAAATTTGTTGCTAACTTAGCACTTGGAGATGGACAAATCTTGACA gGAATCGCGGTTAATAGCTTTGACCTGAATGGGACATCATATCCTTTGATGTGGGGAGGAGATGCCGTGAACTATACCTTTGGTTCGAGTCAAGCTTATGCTAGAAGTTGTGATGAAGAAGGGATCAACCTTGCCATGATACCGGGGAAGATAGTGATGTGTGAAGGTTACCGACAGGATGGGTCGACCATTCTGCTGTCGAAGGGTGTAGGAAGTGTTATAGTAGGTGAGGATGAGATAAACCCGGACTGCGCCTTCACGTATCCATTACCAGCAACGCTGATAAGCCCAGACGACGCCAAGAAGGTGATGGCCTACATAAGATCCACCAA ATATCCCATGGCGACCATCCTGGTTGGGGAGACGTGGAAGGACGCTGTTGCTCCAAAGGTGGTTTCATTTTCATCAAGAGGACCTAGCCCTGTCACCCCGGATATTCTCAAG CCTGATGTTACCGGACCTGGTGTGAATATCCTTGCCGGGTGGTCCCCTCTGGCTTCACCTTCTTCCTACGACGGAGACACCAGAAGCGTCTTATTCAAACTGGTCTCCGGGACATCCATGGCGTGCCCCCACGCGAGCGGGACTGCAGCCTATGTTAAAGCAGCACACCCTGATTGGTCCCCTGCTGCCATCAAGTCTGCTATTATGACAACAG CTTATATAATGGATCCAAGACTAGAGAGTAGCCTTGAGTTCGCCTACGGCTCCGGCCACATCAACCCAAACGCCACACTTGATCCGGGGCTAGTCTTCAACGCATCCGAGACAGACTACATCAACCTACTCTGCAAGCAGGGCTACAACACGACGACATTGAGACTAGTGACGGGAGACAACAGCAGCTGCGCCACGACCACACCGGGGAGGGCATGGGATCTCAACTACCCGTCCTTCTCACTCTACGTGGAGGACGGGCAGCAGATCATGGCTACCTTCACCAGAACCGCAACCAACGTGGGGACGCCAAACTCGACATACACTGCCAGCATGCACATGCCGGCAATGATCAACACCAAAGTGGAGCCATCAGTCCTCACATTTTCGTCTAGCGGGGAGACGCAGGGGTTCACGGTCAGTGTGAGCGGACCGGCCATCACGCAGCAGCCAATCATGTCAGGCGCCATTACGTGGAGCGATGGGATACATTCAGTTAGGATGCCTCTGGTGGTCTACAACTACTACCCCGGGGCTCCTTACGTTACACATTCACAGAATTCTATCACCGTGCCGGGAAAGAGAGGCAAGCTGAACGCCTCCTCTTCCAAGCGTCACGTCAATGGAATGCTCTGA